From Deltaproteobacteria bacterium, a single genomic window includes:
- a CDS encoding SRPBCC family protein → MNGFLLLATLTLGAHVATNTNDAPKVSVEQVGDTYVVTAQIELPQPVQRDVAWQVLTDYDHIAGFMSSVRESQVVKRDGPDTWVRQKLVGKLLIFSRTEHLLLRVSEDAPDELVFDEESHQDFQLYRGTWKVHAEPQGLVIDYLLRLKPRQAPPPVVGKPTLEKAVVEVLGQFRNEIVSRANRTPVTREAQK, encoded by the coding sequence ATGAACGGCTTCCTCCTCCTGGCGACGCTGACCCTCGGCGCGCACGTGGCGACGAACACGAACGACGCGCCGAAGGTCTCCGTCGAGCAGGTGGGGGACACGTACGTGGTCACGGCGCAGATTGAGCTCCCGCAGCCGGTGCAGCGCGACGTGGCCTGGCAGGTGCTCACCGACTACGACCACATCGCGGGCTTCATGTCGTCGGTGCGCGAGAGCCAGGTGGTGAAGCGCGACGGACCGGATACCTGGGTGCGTCAGAAGCTGGTGGGCAAGCTGCTCATCTTCTCGCGCACGGAGCACCTGCTCCTTCGCGTGAGCGAGGACGCGCCGGACGAGCTGGTCTTCGACGAAGAGTCGCACCAGGACTTCCAGCTCTATCGAGGCACCTGGAAGGTGCACGCCGAGCCCCAGGGACTGGTCATCGACTACCTGCTGCGCCTCAAGCCGCGTCAGGCGCCGCCGCCGGTGGTGGGCAAGCCCACACTCGAGAAGGCCGTCGTCGAAGTGCTCGGCCAATTCCGTAACGAAATTGTTTCACGCGCGAATCGCACGCCTGTCACGCGCGAAGCCCAGAAGTAA
- a CDS encoding GAF domain-containing protein has product MQARLLEGLRQIREVDWSAAARDATRLLELVAAATGSARVTLCHAPQSGLAPVVVAHPTASTSAALARLELKAASTREQASLVFEREGSFTREDAEAAELVGHAALLRLAQLQAEDRAARSARELDLLRSVTIAGAEVMRFSEVADRVAKALVLAFRGLHVLIHMLADDHLELVARRLEQGDDGLPSAPEWSRRMALSATFLQTLAVHERKIVSKAVSELPERTRAHLEPLGVRRMVVAPLMSEQRVVGTLTIAYRTDSPQHEAEQQLVDTASRQLGVAMAQLALLEKERRLVSELAVINELGALVAQQHELAAVLSTAVHHLARLCDVPVVRLRLANAERTELVSVACTVALHPEISVRIDGDSAASLAFREQRHVIIDDARTDPRTFRTMAEKVGAYSALAVPLIARGESIGAMVLVENRRPRKFTTEEVSRANTVANLLSPMILNAKMFDDLRKSYDALGRAQAELVEQERLAALGQLSAVIAHEVRNPLGVIYNSLGELRRITPPTNDANQVLDIVAEEAARLNRIVVDLLDFVKPYAPHPRPARVGDVLHAAIDSAKRATSSLQVTVRAEIDSPQEEILVDGTMLGQALINLVVNAIQASPRDGVVTLRARRKGPTLCCEVLDDGPGVDAANAKRIFEPFFTTKATGTGLGLAVVGRITDALGGRIELSRSMSGGAAFTLMIPVSVEEECATSADVSVSSK; this is encoded by the coding sequence ATGCAGGCGCGACTGCTCGAGGGCCTTCGGCAGATTCGCGAGGTCGATTGGAGCGCTGCGGCAAGGGACGCCACGCGGCTTCTGGAGCTCGTCGCGGCGGCGACGGGCAGCGCGCGCGTCACCCTCTGCCACGCGCCGCAATCAGGCCTCGCGCCGGTCGTCGTGGCGCATCCGACAGCGTCGACATCGGCGGCGCTGGCGCGCCTGGAGCTCAAAGCCGCCTCGACGCGCGAGCAGGCCTCGCTCGTGTTCGAGCGTGAAGGCAGCTTCACCCGGGAGGACGCCGAGGCCGCAGAGCTCGTGGGACACGCCGCGCTCCTTCGCCTGGCGCAGCTTCAGGCGGAAGACCGCGCCGCGCGCAGCGCACGCGAGCTCGACCTGCTCCGCTCCGTGACCATCGCGGGTGCGGAGGTCATGCGCTTCTCCGAGGTCGCGGATCGCGTGGCCAAGGCGCTGGTCCTGGCCTTTCGCGGCTTGCACGTGCTCATCCACATGCTGGCGGACGACCACCTCGAGCTCGTCGCGCGGCGCCTGGAGCAGGGCGACGACGGCCTTCCCTCCGCGCCCGAGTGGTCGCGGCGAATGGCCTTGAGCGCGACCTTCCTCCAAACGCTCGCGGTGCACGAACGGAAGATCGTGTCGAAGGCGGTCTCTGAGCTTCCCGAGCGCACGCGTGCACACCTCGAGCCGCTGGGCGTGCGACGAATGGTGGTCGCGCCGCTGATGTCGGAGCAACGCGTGGTGGGCACGCTCACCATCGCCTATCGCACCGACTCGCCTCAGCACGAGGCGGAGCAGCAGCTCGTGGACACGGCGTCGAGGCAGCTCGGCGTGGCCATGGCGCAGCTGGCGCTGCTCGAGAAGGAACGACGACTGGTGAGCGAGCTCGCGGTGATCAACGAGCTGGGTGCCCTCGTGGCCCAGCAACACGAGCTCGCCGCGGTGCTCTCCACCGCCGTGCACCACCTCGCGCGGCTCTGCGACGTGCCGGTGGTGCGCTTGCGGCTCGCCAACGCCGAACGGACCGAGCTGGTGAGCGTGGCCTGCACCGTCGCGTTGCATCCGGAGATCAGCGTCCGGATCGACGGAGATTCGGCGGCCAGCCTCGCCTTCCGCGAGCAGAGGCACGTGATCATCGATGACGCGCGGACCGATCCGCGCACGTTCCGGACCATGGCCGAGAAGGTTGGTGCGTACTCGGCGCTGGCGGTGCCGCTCATCGCCCGGGGCGAGTCCATTGGCGCGATGGTGCTGGTCGAGAACCGACGACCGCGCAAGTTCACGACCGAAGAGGTCTCGCGCGCCAACACGGTGGCGAACCTGCTCTCGCCCATGATCCTCAACGCCAAGATGTTCGACGACCTGCGCAAGAGCTACGACGCCCTGGGTCGCGCGCAGGCCGAGCTCGTCGAGCAAGAGCGGCTCGCGGCGCTGGGACAGCTCTCGGCGGTCATCGCGCACGAGGTGCGCAATCCGCTGGGCGTCATCTACAACTCGCTGGGTGAGCTGCGGCGCATCACGCCACCCACCAACGACGCCAACCAGGTGCTCGACATCGTGGCCGAGGAGGCCGCGCGGCTGAACCGCATCGTGGTGGACCTGCTCGACTTCGTGAAGCCCTACGCGCCGCACCCACGGCCCGCGCGCGTGGGCGACGTGCTGCACGCCGCGATCGACTCCGCGAAGCGCGCGACCTCGAGCCTGCAGGTCACGGTGCGCGCGGAGATCGACTCGCCGCAAGAAGAGATCCTCGTCGACGGCACGATGCTGGGGCAGGCGCTCATCAACCTGGTGGTGAACGCGATTCAGGCGAGCCCGCGAGACGGCGTGGTCACCCTGCGCGCGCGGCGCAAGGGCCCGACGCTCTGCTGCGAGGTGCTCGACGACGGCCCCGGCGTCGATGCGGCCAACGCCAAGCGCATCTTCGAGCCGTTCTTCACCACCAAGGCCACCGGCACCGGACTCGGGCTCGCGGTGGTGGGACGAATCACCGATGCGCTGGGTGGACGGATCGAGCTCTCGCGATCGATGTCGGGTGGCGCGGCGTTTACGTTGATGATTCCGGTGAGCGTTGAGGAAGAGTGCGCCACGTCGGCGGACGTGAGCGTCTCGTCGAAATGA